In the Haloferula helveola genome, one interval contains:
- a CDS encoding amidophosphoribosyltransferase produces MSDFLKHECGIAAVRLRKPLEYYYDRYGTALWGFNKLFLLMEKQHNRGQDGIGIGCTKLGMPLGEPYVFRRRSGERDALSSIFRKEVKAFHKMARKGILDPKSPADIKKRFDFGGEILIGHLRYGTSGDFDEGSCHPYLRRSNWPTRTLMVMGNFNMTNAGELNRVLIERGQHPVFGTDTQTVLEEIGFHLDEAHTSIYHELRDAGVAGTRIPDQISEQLDLERLIRESAAFWDGGYSICGVIGNGDMFVMRDPSGIRPCHVLINDEVIAIASERVPLMTVFEAEQDEVEALDPGAVLTIKSDGGLHRGRFAEPDPFRPCSFERIYFSRGNDPDIYRERKALGAALVPQVVDAIDGKMEHAVFSFIPNTAETAWYGLMDGLRMLRRQQVKDAILDAQSRGGLNEEALDDLIMRNWPRGEKIAHKDIKMRTFIAQEKGRDQLVSHVYDITYGMVGENDALVALDDSIVRGTTLKKSILKILARTSPRKIVVCSTAPQIRYPDCYGIDMSELGKFIAFQAAVNLHRKSGGQAVLDRVYDECRRELAKPYSEMTNRVKGVYEAFTPEEISAEISRMVKPEEIEWDGDVVVVFQTIENLHASIDGPSGDWYFTGDYPTPGGFATVNAAYVRWFDGVGGRSYDLPL; encoded by the coding sequence ATGAGTGATTTTCTGAAGCACGAGTGCGGAATTGCCGCCGTCCGTCTGCGAAAGCCGCTCGAGTACTATTACGACCGCTACGGGACGGCCCTTTGGGGCTTCAACAAGCTGTTCCTCCTGATGGAGAAGCAGCACAACCGTGGGCAGGACGGAATCGGCATCGGGTGCACGAAGCTGGGAATGCCACTTGGCGAGCCGTATGTCTTCAGGCGCCGCAGTGGTGAAAGGGATGCGCTGTCCTCGATCTTCCGGAAGGAGGTCAAGGCGTTCCACAAGATGGCCAGAAAGGGGATCCTTGATCCGAAGAGTCCTGCGGACATCAAGAAGCGGTTCGATTTCGGTGGGGAGATCCTGATCGGCCACCTCCGCTACGGGACATCGGGTGACTTCGACGAGGGATCCTGTCATCCATACCTCCGGCGGAGCAACTGGCCGACCCGGACGCTGATGGTGATGGGGAACTTCAACATGACCAATGCGGGTGAGTTGAACCGAGTCCTCATTGAGCGGGGTCAGCACCCCGTGTTCGGAACCGACACGCAGACGGTGCTTGAGGAGATTGGCTTCCATCTCGATGAGGCTCACACCTCAATCTACCACGAGCTCCGGGATGCCGGCGTAGCCGGCACCCGGATCCCGGATCAGATTTCCGAGCAGCTCGATCTCGAAAGGCTCATCCGCGAGTCGGCGGCCTTCTGGGATGGAGGGTACTCGATCTGCGGCGTCATTGGAAACGGCGACATGTTCGTCATGAGGGATCCTTCGGGCATCCGGCCGTGCCATGTCCTGATCAATGACGAGGTCATTGCCATCGCGTCCGAGCGGGTTCCCCTGATGACCGTGTTCGAAGCGGAGCAGGACGAGGTGGAAGCCCTTGATCCCGGGGCGGTGCTGACGATCAAGTCCGACGGTGGTCTCCATCGCGGCAGGTTCGCCGAGCCGGATCCTTTCCGGCCTTGTTCCTTCGAGCGCATCTATTTCTCCCGCGGCAACGACCCCGATATCTACCGAGAGCGGAAGGCGCTGGGTGCGGCATTGGTGCCCCAGGTGGTGGACGCGATCGACGGCAAGATGGAGCATGCCGTGTTCTCATTCATTCCGAACACCGCCGAGACGGCGTGGTACGGTCTGATGGACGGTTTGCGGATGCTCCGGCGGCAGCAGGTGAAGGATGCCATTCTCGACGCCCAGAGCCGCGGAGGTTTGAACGAGGAGGCGCTGGATGACCTGATCATGCGCAACTGGCCGAGGGGTGAGAAGATCGCTCACAAGGACATCAAAATGCGTACGTTCATTGCCCAGGAAAAGGGGCGGGACCAGCTGGTGTCGCATGTCTACGACATTACCTATGGGATGGTCGGCGAGAATGACGCTCTTGTTGCATTGGATGATTCGATTGTCCGCGGCACGACGCTCAAGAAGTCCATTCTCAAGATCCTTGCGAGAACCTCGCCGCGCAAGATTGTGGTGTGTTCCACGGCTCCGCAAATTCGCTACCCGGATTGCTACGGGATCGATATGTCTGAACTGGGCAAGTTCATCGCGTTCCAAGCGGCCGTCAACCTCCACCGTAAGTCGGGCGGTCAGGCGGTTCTGGACCGTGTCTACGATGAGTGTCGTAGAGAGCTCGCCAAGCCGTATTCCGAAATGACCAACCGGGTGAAGGGGGTCTACGAGGCCTTCACTCCGGAGGAGATCTCGGCCGAGATCAGCCGGATGGTGAAGCCCGAAGAGATCGAATGGGACGGTGATGTGGTTGTGGTCTTCCAGACGATCGAAAATCTCCACGCCTCGATCGACGGGCCGTCGGGTGATTGGTATTTCACCGGTGATTATCCGACTCCCGGCGGCTTCGCCACGGTGAACGCCGCCTATGTCCGCTGGTTCGACGGAGTGGGAGGCAGGAGTTACGATCTTCCGCTCTGA
- a CDS encoding type IV pilus twitching motility protein PilT has protein sequence MSVFTAVHDDTPPPLPAQNGTPDAPIYFVPGMTGNQLLGIIFRVCRELRVSDIQMRSGRPVYIHTNKGVEKLERLGILGSAHMDEILKELIRNRESGSHGFGEESNLDARVEDKINDAIRDFAERKVADFSCDGIPMGENGERSGRLRIQAHLSSSGLGVTCRILNDYIPELESLGIDPDTTTILRQAVQKRAGLCLVTGPTGSGKSTTLAALIDWLRRNHFKHIVTVEDPIEYQYPDDMEDPEFDGRRTASPSIVTQQEVGRDVHSYRQGLKDVLRKAPHVILLGEIRDREAMETCMEAAQTGHLVLSTLHTTGAVKTIGRILELYPRESHNAVLNRLAETLVFIHSQGLLNGIQRRVLTYEFLQNNDDAVSSAIANYDGGARSLEDVIRRAGNIEWDSNLKRLLNQGLIDELTFENARMNRDDEVEVL, from the coding sequence ATGAGTGTCTTTACCGCAGTTCACGACGATACCCCGCCGCCGCTTCCCGCACAAAACGGGACGCCGGACGCGCCGATCTATTTCGTCCCCGGAATGACCGGGAACCAACTGCTGGGCATCATCTTCCGCGTTTGCCGCGAACTGCGCGTCTCGGACATCCAGATGCGCTCGGGGCGCCCGGTTTACATCCACACCAACAAGGGCGTGGAGAAACTCGAGCGTCTCGGGATCCTGGGCTCGGCACACATGGACGAGATCCTCAAGGAACTCATCCGCAACCGCGAGAGCGGTAGCCACGGGTTCGGCGAGGAGAGCAATCTCGACGCCCGCGTCGAAGACAAGATCAACGATGCCATCCGTGACTTCGCCGAGCGAAAGGTCGCGGACTTCTCCTGCGACGGCATCCCGATGGGAGAAAACGGCGAGCGCTCCGGTCGTCTGCGGATTCAAGCCCACCTCAGCTCCTCCGGACTCGGAGTCACGTGCCGGATCCTCAACGACTATATTCCCGAACTCGAAAGCCTGGGAATCGATCCGGACACCACTACCATCCTCCGGCAAGCCGTGCAGAAGCGTGCCGGCCTTTGCCTCGTCACAGGCCCCACAGGTTCCGGTAAGTCCACGACTCTGGCAGCATTGATCGATTGGTTGCGGCGCAACCACTTCAAGCACATCGTCACCGTAGAGGACCCCATCGAGTATCAATATCCGGATGACATGGAGGACCCTGAGTTCGACGGTCGCCGCACCGCGTCCCCGTCCATCGTCACCCAGCAGGAAGTCGGACGGGACGTTCACTCTTATCGCCAAGGCCTCAAGGACGTCCTGCGGAAGGCTCCGCATGTGATTCTCCTCGGGGAAATTCGCGACCGGGAAGCCATGGAAACCTGCATGGAGGCGGCCCAAACCGGTCACCTGGTCCTGTCCACCCTGCACACCACCGGGGCCGTCAAAACCATCGGCCGGATTCTCGAGCTCTATCCCCGCGAGAGCCACAACGCGGTGTTGAACCGCTTGGCCGAGACCTTGGTATTCATCCACTCGCAGGGCCTCCTCAACGGCATCCAACGACGCGTTCTCACCTACGAGTTCCTCCAGAACAACGACGACGCCGTATCGAGCGCGATCGCCAACTACGACGGCGGGGCAAGATCACTCGAAGACGTAATACGCAGAGCCGGCAACATCGAGTGGGATAGCAACCTGAAGCGTCTTCTCAACCAAGGACTGATCGACGAACTCACGTTCGAAAACGCCAGGATGAATCGCGACGACGAGGTCGAAGTCCTCTGA
- a CDS encoding type II secretion system protein GspD — MKTTATLLTAITLSSSLLVKAQDEIDSPLDTPASLPVANESELPDLPPPPPAAPDDLPGLGTVEPGPDDLNVPPDAPIRPTTPAAGEPAVEPVTPPVETPAEPTAENPILESDEGYLIKDAALNDIFQFLAKQAGRQYFHNFKIATPDYRVTGHLNDGDPLQQMEELAFMYGLMLYTKGNTVYALTQAQLSQLPSTEFSYQLRYLRPTDMEQIKDLIKPVLSPGTGIVNFEPKTNTIIIIDTAHRIEQARELLHKVDQPKGQIIVETKILRVNSQAAERVGVNWSASLGESGTTLEIARSLNAMFGIGDSLTTVPNGASAIEYDFAPDANLVLSPVQLQGVLRALAEGGMATQVSNPTLITEDNEQGTISIIDRVPIITTTTNQGTSTSSVSEEVRYKIDTGDPSITENPEAHREIGISMVVTPTLLPDGTVRMRLRPRSAQITDQIRSATTDNVYPRVTESMIESLTRVPDGFSLVVGGFYGEVENKNRTKVPILGDIPLLNFFFKSRETVKEQASLVFIVTPTSYDPTSRSQTGYQSNRVHSTFQLTRDHDWVDTRNPGPAHEPNLRRGIRGLRPEEAPYYPTAEQMESREIRRVETKSLNQVDSGSDARPARFSRARRH, encoded by the coding sequence ATGAAAACAACCGCTACCCTACTCACAGCCATCACCCTTTCGTCCTCCTTGCTCGTCAAGGCTCAGGACGAAATCGACTCGCCGCTTGACACCCCCGCCTCGCTGCCAGTTGCCAACGAGTCCGAGCTCCCGGACCTGCCGCCACCGCCACCCGCCGCTCCCGATGACTTGCCGGGACTCGGGACTGTCGAGCCAGGCCCCGACGACCTTAATGTCCCACCGGATGCGCCGATCCGCCCGACCACTCCTGCAGCCGGCGAGCCAGCGGTCGAACCCGTGACGCCACCGGTGGAAACACCCGCCGAACCGACCGCTGAGAATCCGATTCTGGAGTCTGATGAAGGTTACCTCATCAAGGATGCGGCGTTGAACGACATCTTCCAATTCTTGGCGAAGCAAGCGGGCCGCCAGTACTTCCACAATTTCAAGATCGCCACTCCCGACTACCGCGTCACAGGTCACCTCAACGACGGTGACCCCCTTCAGCAAATGGAGGAACTGGCGTTCATGTACGGACTGATGCTCTACACGAAGGGCAACACCGTATACGCGCTCACGCAAGCCCAGCTCAGCCAGCTACCGAGCACCGAGTTCAGCTATCAGCTCCGGTATCTCCGTCCGACTGACATGGAGCAGATCAAGGACCTGATCAAACCCGTGCTGAGCCCCGGAACCGGCATCGTGAACTTCGAACCGAAAACCAACACGATCATCATCATCGATACCGCTCATCGCATTGAACAAGCCAGGGAGCTCCTTCACAAGGTCGACCAACCGAAAGGCCAGATCATCGTAGAAACCAAGATCCTCCGCGTTAACAGCCAGGCAGCCGAACGCGTGGGAGTGAATTGGTCAGCGTCTCTGGGAGAATCAGGAACGACGCTCGAGATTGCTCGCAGCTTGAACGCCATGTTCGGTATTGGCGACAGCCTCACCACGGTTCCCAATGGAGCGAGCGCGATCGAATACGATTTCGCACCCGACGCGAATCTCGTGCTGAGCCCCGTGCAGCTCCAGGGAGTTCTTCGTGCCTTGGCCGAAGGAGGAATGGCGACCCAGGTCTCCAACCCCACCCTCATCACCGAGGACAACGAACAAGGGACCATCTCCATCATCGACCGCGTGCCTATCATCACCACCACGACCAACCAAGGCACCAGCACCTCCAGCGTAAGCGAAGAGGTCCGCTACAAGATCGATACCGGAGATCCGAGCATCACCGAGAACCCCGAAGCTCACCGCGAAATCGGCATCTCGATGGTGGTCACACCCACCCTCCTTCCTGACGGAACGGTCCGGATGCGACTCCGGCCACGCTCTGCACAGATCACCGATCAGATCCGTAGCGCGACGACGGACAACGTCTACCCGCGCGTCACCGAATCCATGATCGAGTCCCTCACTCGGGTCCCGGACGGGTTCTCACTCGTCGTCGGTGGCTTCTACGGGGAAGTCGAGAACAAGAATCGCACCAAGGTGCCTATCCTCGGAGACATTCCGCTGCTCAACTTCTTTTTCAAGAGCAGGGAAACCGTGAAGGAACAGGCCAGCCTCGTGTTCATCGTAACTCCGACCTCTTACGATCCGACCAGCCGTTCGCAAACGGGCTACCAGTCGAACCGCGTCCATTCGACTTTCCAACTGACCAGGGACCACGACTGGGTTGACACACGCAACCCGGGTCCAGCCCATGAACCGAACCTCCGGCGCGGCATCCGTGGACTTCGGCCGGAAGAGGCCCCATACTACCCTACGGCCGAACAGATGGAATCGCGCGAGATCCGCCGAGTGGAGACCAAGAGCCTGAATCAGGTGGATTCGGGTTCGGACGCCCGTCCGGCCCGTTTCAGCCGCGCTCGCCGACACTGA
- a CDS encoding GspE/PulE family protein, translating into MIDFDGMSFNDLISERIMKALADHDPQYGELPHDQVSNRVTRNCFMAALAKINGFPFFPKVAEFCDASLHTYCDPTVLTRGLFSPVCATGDKLVVAIANPWSPLPEEYLAPRFPDLEIVKVVTLASEISRAIESVASSSGPSRSELEAIDVEDTDDDIRDFDVTTDYSEPMAQLVATIMADAVKTRASDIHFKVEKEVFYYTFRVDGDLQQKVEIPMKLKDRLDAFLLNLMKLPTEIRNTTPGISGRFTISYFHRPIDIRYERHRTYRGYHVTMRLLDKGHINVTLGKGTLAFDEETLFELYKVMKVPAGIIVMSGPTGSGKSTTLNAILRELNRPEVNILTLENPVEDEVAGITHCDLKSPKEFKPMISSFMRSDPDIILMGEVRDTESAELAIEAAVTGHKVLTTIHTPRASQIIERFEQLGIERWKIAQTLKAACAQRLIKVLCPYCKEQHEGISEKDRRVFSLDESWAKVGNYSAKQGGCAECRGTGYSGRTAILEIIPITPKVSDQLSKGEISPYELEVKIQEEGILPNLRRSGLRLLREGKTDLAAVSKVIDMTYSDD; encoded by the coding sequence ATGATCGATTTCGACGGCATGTCGTTCAACGACTTGATCAGCGAGCGCATCATGAAGGCACTCGCCGATCATGACCCGCAGTACGGGGAACTCCCCCACGACCAGGTGAGCAACCGGGTCACGCGAAATTGCTTCATGGCCGCTTTGGCCAAGATCAACGGCTTCCCTTTCTTCCCGAAAGTCGCGGAATTCTGCGACGCTTCACTTCACACATACTGTGACCCCACTGTCCTGACCCGCGGACTGTTCAGCCCGGTATGCGCGACCGGTGACAAACTCGTGGTCGCAATCGCCAACCCGTGGAGCCCGCTCCCGGAAGAATACCTGGCACCCCGGTTTCCCGATCTCGAAATCGTCAAGGTCGTCACCTTGGCCTCGGAGATCAGCCGTGCGATTGAGTCGGTGGCTTCCAGTTCCGGTCCGAGCCGTTCGGAACTCGAGGCTATCGATGTCGAAGACACCGATGACGACATCCGCGACTTCGACGTCACCACCGACTATTCCGAGCCCATGGCGCAACTGGTCGCCACCATCATGGCAGATGCCGTGAAAACCCGGGCGTCGGACATCCATTTCAAGGTCGAGAAGGAGGTTTTCTACTACACCTTCCGGGTCGACGGAGACCTCCAGCAGAAGGTCGAGATTCCGATGAAGCTGAAGGACCGCCTCGACGCCTTCCTTCTCAACCTGATGAAGCTGCCTACCGAGATCCGGAATACCACTCCGGGCATCTCCGGACGTTTCACGATCTCCTACTTCCACCGGCCGATCGACATTCGTTACGAGCGCCACCGCACCTATCGCGGCTATCACGTGACGATGCGGCTCCTCGACAAGGGGCATATCAACGTCACGCTTGGCAAAGGCACCCTTGCGTTTGACGAGGAAACCCTGTTTGAGCTCTACAAGGTCATGAAGGTGCCGGCTGGCATTATCGTGATGAGCGGCCCCACAGGCTCGGGCAAGTCGACAACGCTCAACGCAATTCTTCGTGAATTGAACCGACCTGAGGTGAACATTCTCACCTTGGAAAACCCCGTCGAGGACGAGGTTGCCGGCATCACTCACTGTGACCTCAAAAGCCCGAAGGAGTTCAAACCGATGATCTCCTCTTTCATGCGAAGCGACCCGGACATCATTCTGATGGGTGAGGTCCGTGATACTGAATCGGCGGAACTCGCCATCGAGGCCGCAGTCACCGGGCACAAAGTACTTACCACGATTCACACGCCCCGGGCGTCCCAGATCATCGAGCGTTTCGAGCAGTTGGGCATCGAGCGCTGGAAAATCGCCCAGACCCTGAAGGCCGCGTGCGCCCAGCGCCTGATCAAGGTCCTCTGCCCTTACTGCAAGGAACAGCATGAAGGCATCAGCGAGAAGGACCGGCGGGTCTTCAGTCTCGACGAGAGCTGGGCCAAAGTTGGCAACTACTCCGCCAAACAGGGTGGCTGCGCCGAGTGTCGGGGAACCGGATATAGCGGTCGGACCGCGATTCTTGAGATCATTCCGATCACCCCAAAGGTATCCGACCAGCTCTCCAAGGGTGAGATTTCCCCCTACGAACTCGAAGTGAAGATTCAGGAGGAAGGCATCTTGCCGAACCTCCGCCGCAGCGGACTGAGGCTTCTCCGGGAAGGGAAGACCGACCTCGCCGCCGTTTCGAAAGTAATCGACATGACCTATTCCGATGACTAG
- the purM gene encoding phosphoribosylformylglycinamidine cyclo-ligase, producing MGGKLTYQQAGVDTRRAAALVGDIRSHVARTQKQRHLMGAFGLFAAAYDLSDYAEPVIVTGCDGVGTKLELLLQRDLLETAGKDLVAMSVNDILTTGGDPLLFLDYVGIAALDEVRITRLIGGMADYLEACNCILAGGETAEMPGIVPPDVIELSGFCIGCAEKADLIDPTQIRVGDVLVGYASDSIHANGFSLVRRVLAEHPGELADEELEALLKPTRLYHDVVGGLKASGVRPKAMAHITGGGLPENLERLFRGCGAELEIPAWKLPGIDKLLRHVDAEDRFHTFNMGIGWVAIVAPEEVEPALSAGPGGVVIGEMVEAEGVRVKVSGE from the coding sequence ATGGGTGGAAAATTGACCTACCAGCAGGCCGGGGTGGACACGCGCAGAGCGGCCGCCTTGGTGGGAGACATTCGGAGCCACGTCGCGAGGACGCAGAAGCAGCGGCACCTCATGGGTGCATTCGGGTTATTTGCAGCCGCTTATGACCTAAGTGACTACGCGGAGCCTGTAATTGTGACGGGCTGCGACGGCGTGGGAACGAAGTTGGAGCTCTTGCTGCAGCGGGATCTGCTCGAGACCGCCGGCAAGGATTTGGTGGCGATGAGCGTCAACGACATCCTCACGACCGGTGGTGATCCGTTGCTATTCCTTGATTATGTGGGAATTGCGGCGCTGGATGAAGTCCGGATCACGCGTCTGATCGGCGGCATGGCGGACTATTTGGAGGCCTGCAACTGCATCCTTGCGGGGGGGGAGACCGCGGAAATGCCCGGAATCGTTCCTCCGGACGTCATTGAGCTCTCAGGATTCTGCATCGGTTGCGCGGAGAAGGCGGATTTGATCGATCCGACACAAATCCGGGTCGGCGATGTGCTGGTCGGGTATGCTTCCGACAGTATTCACGCGAACGGATTCAGTCTGGTTCGGCGGGTTCTGGCCGAGCATCCCGGTGAGCTTGCCGATGAGGAGTTGGAAGCACTTTTGAAACCGACCCGCCTGTATCATGATGTGGTGGGTGGCCTGAAGGCTTCCGGGGTTCGCCCGAAAGCCATGGCTCACATTACCGGTGGAGGGTTACCTGAGAATCTTGAGAGGCTGTTCCGCGGATGCGGGGCTGAGCTCGAAATTCCGGCGTGGAAGCTGCCTGGTATCGACAAGTTGCTCCGCCACGTGGACGCCGAGGACCGGTTCCATACGTTCAATATGGGAATCGGCTGGGTGGCCATCGTGGCTCCTGAAGAAGTCGAGCCAGCTCTGTCAGCCGGTCCCGGTGGTGTGGTGATCGGCGAAATGGTCGAGGCCGAGGGGGTCCGGGTGAAGGTCAGCGGCGAGTGA
- a CDS encoding type II secretion system protein, giving the protein MKLTKNTKRAKGMTLLELTVVILVLLSLITILFIGARAWKKGSDRAGCIMNIRNVQQAARSYQNMYNLAIGDDVPAGKLQGADQFLETAPVCPGGGTYSPADLTAAVAIPAIGTPVLSCTLSATQDHVPSDTTGW; this is encoded by the coding sequence ATGAAACTGACCAAAAACACGAAGCGCGCGAAGGGCATGACCCTCCTTGAACTGACGGTGGTTATCCTCGTCCTTCTCTCGCTCATCACCATTCTCTTCATCGGCGCTCGCGCGTGGAAGAAGGGTTCGGACCGCGCCGGCTGCATCATGAACATCCGGAACGTGCAGCAAGCCGCTCGCTCGTACCAGAACATGTACAACCTCGCCATCGGTGACGACGTTCCGGCCGGCAAGCTCCAAGGCGCCGACCAGTTCCTCGAAACCGCTCCGGTCTGCCCGGGCGGCGGAACCTACAGCCCTGCTGACCTCACGGCAGCCGTCGCTATCCCTGCGATCGGCACCCCGGTCCTGAGCTGCACGCTCTCCGCCACCCAGGATCACGTCCCTTCGGACACCACCGGTTGGTAA
- a CDS encoding ATP-binding cassette domain-containing protein, with protein sequence MSSDTPQLQLSPGLTIGYRAPLARTAESIQLGKGTHFLLARNGRGKTTLLRTIARSIRQLGGEIRHHGRMQYMAEGLYFDAELSASAIFRAMIPRKHLAEALQLAERIELDLKKPYGKLSTGNRRKTSLIVAEYSVDPAEANILLLDEPFSGLDAYARQQFEEIWRTRSNNTLRLVSCHPDYDSMEMPSALIIQDETILQTTGESQTWNELKSLLN encoded by the coding sequence ATGTCGAGCGACACTCCCCAGCTCCAACTGAGCCCCGGCCTCACGATCGGTTACCGGGCCCCGCTTGCCCGAACGGCTGAATCCATCCAGCTGGGCAAGGGCACCCATTTCCTCCTCGCCAGGAATGGCCGGGGAAAGACCACCCTCTTGCGCACCATCGCCCGCTCAATCCGGCAACTGGGTGGAGAAATCCGGCATCACGGCCGCATGCAGTACATGGCGGAGGGCCTCTACTTCGACGCCGAGCTTTCCGCATCGGCGATCTTCCGGGCGATGATCCCCCGCAAGCATCTGGCGGAAGCCCTGCAGCTGGCGGAGCGCATCGAGCTCGACCTTAAGAAGCCCTACGGAAAGCTCTCCACCGGCAACCGCCGCAAGACGAGCCTGATCGTCGCCGAGTACTCGGTCGACCCGGCCGAGGCCAACATCCTCCTCCTCGACGAGCCCTTCAGCGGTCTCGACGCCTACGCACGCCAGCAGTTCGAGGAGATCTGGCGCACTCGCTCGAACAACACCCTGCGTCTGGTGAGCTGCCACCCGGACTACGATTCGATGGAGATGCCCAGCGCCCTCATCATTCAGGATGAGACCATTCTTCAAACTACCGGAGAGAGCCAGACCTGGAACGAGCTCAAGAGCCTCCTGAACTGA